A genomic region of Zea mays cultivar B73 chromosome 6, Zm-B73-REFERENCE-NAM-5.0, whole genome shotgun sequence contains the following coding sequences:
- the LOC103630701 gene encoding homeobox-leucine zipper protein HOX18 isoform X1, whose amino-acid sequence MAASHRTAGPGPSDGSSAGARKKLQLTNEQSTLLEDTFRAHNILSNAQKQELARQVDLSARKQPQSNCCKCVPRSEDKKICCPLATKCYRGCVLCTST is encoded by the exons ATGGCTGCCAGTCACCGCACGGCCGGTCCGGGCCCCAGCGACGGCTCCAGCGCAGGCGCGAGGAAGAAGCTCCAACTCACCAATGAGCAGTCGACGCTGCTCGAGGACACCTTCCGCGCCCACAACATACTCTCCAAC GCGCAGAAGCAGGAGCTCGCACGGCAGGTGGATCTCAGCGCCAG GAAACAACCACAATCGAATTGTTGCAAGTGCGTCCCACGATCTGAAGACAAAAAGATCTGTTGTCCATTAGCAACAAAGTGCTACAGAGGCTGTGTTCTGTGTACCAGTACTTGA
- the LOC103630701 gene encoding homeobox-leucine zipper protein HOX18 isoform X2 yields the protein MAASHRTAGPGPSDGSSAGARKKLQLTNEQSTLLEDTFRAHNILSNAQKQELARQVDLSARQETTTIELLQVRPTI from the exons ATGGCTGCCAGTCACCGCACGGCCGGTCCGGGCCCCAGCGACGGCTCCAGCGCAGGCGCGAGGAAGAAGCTCCAACTCACCAATGAGCAGTCGACGCTGCTCGAGGACACCTTCCGCGCCCACAACATACTCTCCAAC GCGCAGAAGCAGGAGCTCGCACGGCAGGTGGATCTCAGCGCCAGGCAG GAAACAACCACAATCGAATTGTTGCAAGTGCGTCCCACGATCTGA